CCCCACCAAGAAAAACGACGATACCGGATTTGCGGGCGTCACCTGCTATTCCTCGAAGGATCTGGTCAACTGGAAATTCGAGGGAATCGTGCTGAAACCGAGCGAAGCGGGCGGTGGATGGTTCGGGCGCATTGGCGTCGTGTACAACGCGAAGAGCAAGAAGTATGTGCTCGCGGGCCAGGGCGCAAGCCCGAGCTGGGAATTCGGCGAGTATTTTGCTACCAGCGATTCCCCTACGGGGCCGTTCAAGTTCGCGCGCGTGCAGCCCGAAAGCGAGATGACGTTCTTCGTGAACAACAATACCGGCGACCAGACGCTTTTCCAGGATGATGACGGCAAGGCGTACGTGATTGCGTCTAACGTGAAGGGCCGTACTAACTTGTACGTAGCACCGCTCCGGGAATCGGATTTTTTGGCGATTGACGGTTCCAGGACGGTGAATATCCACAAGAGTCGCGTGGGTGGCCGCGAAGGGAACGCCATGTTCAAGCAGAACGGCGTTTACTACTTCTGCTCTTCTGATTTGCACGGCTGGAACACTTCGCAGACATATTGCATGTCGGCGACAAACATCCTGGGCCCCTACAGCGAAGAGTTCGTACTTGAAGGAACGCAGCACGACTTTAGTCACGTGACGCAGACCGGGTTCTTTGTCATGGTGAAGGGCACGAAGGGTTCGTTCGTGGTGAATGCGGGTGACCGCTGGAGCGATTTCGCGGGGAATGGCCTCGGTTACAACCAGTGGCTGCCTATTTCTTTCGAGACGGGCAAACCCGTGTTCCATTCCCTGAGCGAGTGGAACATCAACGTGAAGGAAGGCACGTGGAGCGTGGGCGCGGGCAACAACTATTGCCTGAATCCGACATTCGAGGCGGATCGCGTGGGCCAGACGACCTTGACGGGCTGGCAACTGGATAAGGCCGATGCCAACAACATCAATTCCACATCCAAGAAACGCACGGGCCGCTGGGGGCTCTACCTGACGGACAGCAAGACGCTCACGCAGACATTGACGGTGCCGAACGGGAAGTACACCCTGAGCGCCTATGTGCAGAGCAGCGGTGGGCAGAGTTCCGCGAAGATGTTCGCGAAGGATTTCGGCAGCAGCGAGCAGAACGTGTCTATTGCCGCGGCTGCAGGCAACTGGACGAAGAAGGCGGTGGAAAACATCACCGTGACGAACGGGAAGATAACCATCGGGTTTAGCACGGCGGGCTCTTCTAGCCAGTGGATTGCCGTCGACGATATCGAACTCATCAAGTCGGGCAAGAGCTACAAGGTGGCGCTCGATGCCGGAATTGGCGGGACGATAGCCCAGAATATCGCCGGTACGGAAATTCCCGAGGGCTCGAACGTCACGTTTACTGCGACACCTCTGGAAGGCTGGGAATTTGTGGGCTGGAGCGGAGATGCAAGCGGGCTCGACAAGGAATACGTTGTGGCAAGTCTCGCGAAGGACGTGAATCTTGGTGCCGCGTTCAAGTTCGTGGGCAAGGATTCGCTTAGGTACGAGGCGGAAAATACCGTATTCAATCAGACGCTTTTCGAG
This window of the uncultured Fibrobacter sp. genome carries:
- a CDS encoding family 43 glycosylhydrolase; its protein translation is MKKMSLFKMVLAGGLLVASLAGTATAQTIVNDRFWKDTDGNFIYSQGGGVLQVGDTFYWYGVKYNGAVTYAANPTKKNDDTGFAGVTCYSSKDLVNWKFEGIVLKPSEAGGGWFGRIGVVYNAKSKKYVLAGQGASPSWEFGEYFATSDSPTGPFKFARVQPESEMTFFVNNNTGDQTLFQDDDGKAYVIASNVKGRTNLYVAPLRESDFLAIDGSRTVNIHKSRVGGREGNAMFKQNGVYYFCSSDLHGWNTSQTYCMSATNILGPYSEEFVLEGTQHDFSHVTQTGFFVMVKGTKGSFVVNAGDRWSDFAGNGLGYNQWLPISFETGKPVFHSLSEWNINVKEGTWSVGAGNNYCLNPTFEADRVGQTTLTGWQLDKADANNINSTSKKRTGRWGLYLTDSKTLTQTLTVPNGKYTLSAYVQSSGGQSSAKMFAKDFGSSEQNVSIAAAAGNWTKKAVENITVTNGKITIGFSTAGSSSQWIAVDDIELIKSGKSYKVALDAGIGGTIAQNIAGTEIPEGSNVTFTATPLEGWEFVGWSGDASGLDKEYVVASLAKDVNLGAAFKFVGKDSLRYEAENTVFNQTLFEDKHEGFSGKGYANLDNAVGSSITFALCLPEGDERKVKLTYANGGSANRPVSISVNGKVLVEKLDLEPTGEWTAWKDAELTLKIPAGVNTLEIASLTED